A single genomic interval of Zingiber officinale cultivar Zhangliang chromosome 4A, Zo_v1.1, whole genome shotgun sequence harbors:
- the LOC121973048 gene encoding two-component response regulator-like APRR2 isoform X1, with protein sequence MASSGEETSVMDELGGGGDDHEENGGSSSNSTVEESDHHRRITGVRQYVRSKNPRLRWTPDLHLCFVRAVERLGGKARATPKLVLQLMNVKGLSIAHIKSHLQMYRSQKLDDYDQVMEHPQIMLQGTFNHSPVLHTCYNNSRYWIFQNQILGRAMSDAANCAKKDRETIAQHAQEGSQEPDLTLSLSIGLSEKDKRQKTFEEETARDHSKLALSLFTSSSSKQVAMPRNPNLTQQVRRRD encoded by the exons ATGGCAAGTAGTGGAGAGGAGACGTCTGTCATGGACGAGCTTGGAGGAGGAGGTGATGACCATGAAGAAAACGGAGGGAGCTCGAGTAACAGCACGGTCGAGGAGAGCGATCACCATCGGAGGATCACCGGAGTGCGGCAGTACGTCAGGTCAAAGAACCCGAGGCTCCGGTGGACGCCCGATTTGCACCTCTGCTTCGTTCGCGCAGTCGAGAGGCTCGGTGGCAAAGCCA GAGCAACACCAAAGCTGGTTCTTCAGCTGATGAATGTAAAGGGCCTCAGCATAGCTCATATCAAGAGTCATCTGcag ATGTATAGAAGCCAGAAGCTGGATGATTACGATCAAG TTATGGAGCATCCACAAATTATGCTGCAAGGCACTTTCAATCACTCTCCAGTTCTGCATACTTGCTATAACAACTCGAG GTATTGGATATTCCAAAACCAAATCCTGGGAAGAGCCATGAGTGATGCTGCTAATTGTGCCAAAAAAGACAGAGAAACCATTGCTCAACATGCTCAAGAGGGAAGCCAGGAGCCTGATCTCACCCTGTCTCTAAGTATTGGATTATCAGAGAAGGATAAAAGACAGAAAACTTTCGAAGAAGAGACAGCTAGAGATCATAGCAAGTTAGCACTCTCTTTGtttacttcatcttcttcaaaacAGGTGGCCATGCCAAGGAATCCAAACCTGACTCAGCAGGTTAGGAGaagagattaa
- the LOC121973048 gene encoding probable transcription factor KAN4 isoform X2, which produces MASSGEETSVMDELGGGGDDHEENGGSSSNSTVEESDHHRRITGVRQYVRSKNPRLRWTPDLHLCFVRAVERLGGKARATPKLVLQLMNVKGLSIAHIKSHLQMYRSQKLDDYDQVMEHPQIMLQGTFNHSPVLHTCYNNSRMMLFTTGIGYSKTKSWEEP; this is translated from the exons ATGGCAAGTAGTGGAGAGGAGACGTCTGTCATGGACGAGCTTGGAGGAGGAGGTGATGACCATGAAGAAAACGGAGGGAGCTCGAGTAACAGCACGGTCGAGGAGAGCGATCACCATCGGAGGATCACCGGAGTGCGGCAGTACGTCAGGTCAAAGAACCCGAGGCTCCGGTGGACGCCCGATTTGCACCTCTGCTTCGTTCGCGCAGTCGAGAGGCTCGGTGGCAAAGCCA GAGCAACACCAAAGCTGGTTCTTCAGCTGATGAATGTAAAGGGCCTCAGCATAGCTCATATCAAGAGTCATCTGcag ATGTATAGAAGCCAGAAGCTGGATGATTACGATCAAG TTATGGAGCATCCACAAATTATGCTGCAAGGCACTTTCAATCACTCTCCAGTTCTGCATACTTGCTATAACAACTCGAG AATGATGCTTTTCACTACAGGTATTGGATATTCCAAAACCAAATCCTGGGAAGAGCCATGA